The DNA window CAGCGTGACCGCTGGCTGGTGCTGAACAAGCTGGACCTGATTCCGGAAGACGAACGCGAAGCGCGCTGTCAGGCCATTATTGATGAGCTGCAGTGGACCGGCCCGGTGTATAAAATTGCCGCCATTAACCGCGAAGGCACCTTCCAGATCAGCTGCGACATTATGGAATACATTGAGCAGCGCCGTATCCGCGAGCAGGAAGACGAAGAGTTTGCCCGTCAGCTGCGCGAAGAGCGTGAACAGGTGGAAGCCGAAGCCCGTGAGCACATTGAAATGCTGCAGGAGCGCCGCCGTCAGCTGCGTGAACTGCAGGAAGATGAAGACGATGATGATGACGACCACGATGTGGAAGTGATCTACATCCGCGAATAACCCATACCGGTATTAATCGCTCGAAAGAGCAGTCGCAGAGAGAGCAGCATGACGACTGTTGAGTGGCAGGAAACCCGCCAGAAACTGGCGCAGAAAAAACGCTGGGTCATCAAGATCGGCAGTGCCCTGCTGACCAACGATGGCCGTGGTCTGAATCGTGACGGTATGCAAAGCTGGGTCGACCAGATCGCCGCACTGCTGGCATTGGGGCATGAGGTTGTGCTGGTGTCGTCCGGGTCGGTGGCCGAAGGCATGACCCGGCTGGGCTGGAAAACCCGCCCGGAAGAAGTGCATAAGCTGCAGGCGGCCGCTGCGGTTGGTCAGATGGGGTTGGTACAGGCCTATGAACGGGCCTTTGCCCAGCATCAGCGCAACACCGCGCAGATTCTGCTGACCCATGATGACCTCAGTGATCGCAAGCGTTACCTGAACGCCCGCACCACGCTGCGCACGCTGCTGGACATGGGTGTGGTACCGGTCATTAACGAAAACGACACCGTGGTGACCGATGAAATCAAATTCGGTGACAACGATACGCTTGGCGCTTTGGTCGCCAACCTGGTGGAAGCCGATCTGCTGGTGATTCTGACCGACCAGCAGGGTTTGTTTACCGCTGATCCGCGCTCTAACCCCGATGCCAAGTTAATTGCCGAAGGTCAGGCCTCGGACCCCTGTTATGCGGCCATGGCCGGTGGCGGTGGTGCGCTGGGTCGTGGCGGTATGATCACCAAGGTGCGCGCCGCCACTCTGGCTGCCCGCTCCGGTGCCGATACCCTGATCGTTGGTGGCCGGATTGACAACGTGATTACCCGGCTGCGCGCCGGCGAGGTGCTGGGCACCTTGTTGCTGGCCGACAAAGAACGCGATGCCGCCCGTAAGCAATGGCTGGCTGGTCATCTGCAGTCTCACGGTGAGCTGACCCTGGATGCCGGCGCCGTTAAAGCATTACGCGACAGCGGTCGCAGTCTGCTGCCGATTGGCGTGATTGCCGCGCAGGGTAAATTTGAACGCGGTCAGCTGGTGATCTGCAAAGATGAGCAGGGCGCGGTGGTGGCGAAAGGGCTGGTGAACTACAGCCACAAAGACGCTGCGCGCATTCTGCGTACTCCCACGGCCCAAATTGAGCAGGCGCTGGGGTATATTGCTGAGCCGGAGATTATCCACCGCGATAATCTGGTGGTGC is part of the Venatoribacter cucullus genome and encodes:
- the proB gene encoding glutamate 5-kinase, with product MTTVEWQETRQKLAQKKRWVIKIGSALLTNDGRGLNRDGMQSWVDQIAALLALGHEVVLVSSGSVAEGMTRLGWKTRPEEVHKLQAAAAVGQMGLVQAYERAFAQHQRNTAQILLTHDDLSDRKRYLNARTTLRTLLDMGVVPVINENDTVVTDEIKFGDNDTLGALVANLVEADLLVILTDQQGLFTADPRSNPDAKLIAEGQASDPCYAAMAGGGGALGRGGMITKVRAATLAARSGADTLIVGGRIDNVITRLRAGEVLGTLLLADKERDAARKQWLAGHLQSHGELTLDAGAVKALRDSGRSLLPIGVIAAQGKFERGQLVICKDEQGAVVAKGLVNYSHKDAARILRTPTAQIEQALGYIAEPEIIHRDNLVVL